Proteins encoded together in one Schumannella luteola window:
- a CDS encoding DUF3817 domain-containing protein — protein MTSPAAPDTTSTSTAPPPDGTPRGALSRLVAPGNSPARVSRLGRVFIAIATLEAVTWAGLLVGMFLKYVTETTDHVVTVFGTAHGGAFLVYGALSIVCAIAFRWRWWVTLLALAAAVPPLVTVPLELWMRRRRLLHREPAGASTSLGSPA, from the coding sequence GTGACCTCACCCGCAGCTCCCGACACGACATCCACCTCGACCGCGCCGCCGCCCGACGGCACGCCCCGCGGTGCGCTGAGCCGGCTCGTCGCCCCGGGCAATTCGCCCGCGCGGGTCAGCCGCCTCGGCCGCGTCTTCATCGCGATCGCGACGCTCGAGGCCGTGACCTGGGCGGGCCTGCTCGTCGGCATGTTCCTCAAGTACGTGACCGAGACGACCGACCACGTCGTGACCGTCTTCGGCACGGCGCACGGCGGGGCGTTCCTCGTCTACGGGGCACTCTCGATCGTGTGCGCGATCGCGTTCCGCTGGCGCTGGTGGGTCACGCTGCTCGCGCTGGCCGCGGCGGTTCCGCCGCTCGTGACCGTGCCGCTGGAGCTGTGGATGCGACGCCGCCGGCTGCTGCACCGGGAGCCGGCGGGAGCATCCACCTCGCTCGGGTCGCCCGCCTAG